CTTATGAACCCTTGTGGCTGCTCCATATAGATTGTTTTCTCCAACTCACCATGTAAAAAAGCAGTTTTTACATCTAATTGTTGTAATTCCCAATCTCTCCGAGCCACAATTGCCAAGAGTATCCTTATTGAACTGTGTTTCACAATAGGTGAGAAGACCTCGGTGTAATCAATCCCCTCCTCCTGTATGAAACCTCTTGAAACTAAGCGAGCCTTATATCTGATACTATCATTCTTAGAGGCCTCCACCTTTTTTCTTGTAAATCCACTTGCAAGAGATAGGCCTTTGTTGAATCTGTGATCTGAGAACTAGGACCCAggttttgtttttaatgagAGAGTCTATCTCATCCATCATGGCCTTTATccatttctctttatctttactgCCAATAGCTTCCTTATAGGTGCCTGGCTCTGAGATTTCCAACTCCTCTGCAACACACAATGCATAGTACACAAAATCTGCATCTCTGAACCTTGTTGGTGGTCTGATCTCCCTTCTGGTTCTATCTCTGGCTATAGCATATTGCTGGCTCTGTGGCTCTTGATCAGAGGCATCTGGATGCAATTCAGAAAGCTGCTCATTCTCTTCATCTGAGGGTATCAGTTGCTCTCCGAAATCAGCATCATCTGAGCCTCTATTTTCATGTTCAGGCTGATCAAAACTGATTCCAGCAGGTTCTGGAATTATCTCTGTATGCTCAATGGGCTTGAATGGCATAATTGACTCATCAAAAATGACATCCCGGCTAATGATGACCTTCTAATTCCCATCTTCTGTGCACCATAGCCTATATGCCTTTGCACCATCTTGATACCCTAGAAAAATGCACCTTAGTGCTCTAGGCTCTAACTTCCCTTACTTTATGTGAGCAAACGCTCTGCATCCAAAAACCCTGAGCCTCTCATAGCCTCCAAGACTCCCATACCATCTGTTATCTGGAGTGTCAAAGCCAATGGCTGAGCTTggacatttattgatcaattttGCAGCAGTGGAGACAGCCTCTGCCCAAAACCTCTTTGGTACCCCAGAGGTAAATATCATGCATCTCACTCTCTCAAGCAGTGTTCTATTCATTCTCTCTGCGGtcccattttgttgaggatttcCCGGAGCAGTTCTATGCCTCTTCACTCCCTTTTGCTTACCGAATCTATCAAATTCACCTGATAGGAACTCAAGCCCGTTGTCTGTCCTTAGACACTTTAAACCATACCCCTTTTCTACTTCAACAGCCTTATACCAAGAACTGAATCTGTCAAAAGTGTCTGATTTTTCTTTGAGAATCCAGACCCAAACCTTCCTACTGTAGTCATCAACTATGCTTATGAAGTACCTTCCACCTCCTATGGAATTAACTGGACTAGGTCCCCACAAATCACTGTGACAATAATCTAGAGGCCGTGTGGAGTTGTGCTTTCCTGAGCCATAGGGCAATTTCTTTCCCTTTCCCAGTAAGCAAGACTCACACATTTTCACACTCTCCTTATCATCACATGCAAAAACACCCTTCTTGACCAATTCTTTAAGCCCTTTGCCACCCACATGGCCTAATCTTTTGTGCCACAACACCAAATTCTGTTCCTCAGCAACACAAGAATCTCCTACAATGACCTCAGCCTCCAGATAATACAATCTATTTCTTCTAGAGGCTGACATAGCAATGGCATTACCATTCATAACTCTCATGCTCCCATCAGAAAACACACAAGAAAACCCCTTCATTTCCAGCACACCAACAGATACAAGGTTTCTTTTAATGCTAGGTATATACCTTACTTCAGTCAGCAATTTGATAGAACCATCATGCACCTTAAAACGAATATTACCAATTCCTTTTACAATACACACCTGGTTGTTGCCGAGCAAAACTGACCCTTGTGATTCAGTGAGGTCTTCAAACCAATTCTTGTGGCTGCATATGTGGAGGGAGCACCCGGAGTCCACGATCCAAGAGTCTGCAATAGGCCTCTCAGTCACATTCATGACCTGAGCCGACTCCAAATCTGCTGCACAGTCAGCAGTATTCTGATCAGAGTTGGTTTCagtctgcttcttcttcaagGCCCAGCAATTTTTCTTGATGTGTCCAGGCTTCTTGCAATAGTTGCAAGTCCTAGATTCCTTCTGATCCCACTCCTTCTGGCCCTTCCCTTTCCATTTTTCAGAACCCTGCTTCTTCCATTTATCAGGTTTCTTGATATTGGCCTTCACACTCAAGCTTTCCCCAGCCTGATCACGCAATTTTGTTGAACAATTTTGAAAATCCTTCAACTTTAAAGCCGAATATACCTCTTCATAGGTGATCTTGGAGTCCCTTGCAAGGAGTATAGCGTCCCTGAattatcttcatccttgatctgCTCATCGATGTCCTCCAGATCATCCACGCATTTACCAAAACCTTCGAGCTGCTCCAAGATGCTCTTCGCCTCTGATATTTGGAAAGTGAAAAGCTTCTGTTTTAGATGAAGGCGATTTGCAAGATACTTCGTCATATAGATGGACTCAAGCTTTCTCCAAACTGCCGCGGCGGTCTCCTCCTTCGAAACCTCCCTCGGGACTCGATCGCTGAGACTCAGGATCAGAGTACTGTACGCCTTTTGTTGAAGTTCTTGAGCCTTTAGATCGACCTTTTCATCCGCACCCTTGACGGTGTCGCCCTCCCCATCTTTGAGGAATTCCCAAAGCCCTTGTTGCATCATCACGGCCTTCATCTTCAACCTCCATAAGCCGAAATCATTCTTGCCCGTAAATTTCTCCAGATCGAATTTCACCGAAGACATTGCGCCGATCAAatcgcttcccacagacggcgccaatttgaagAATCAAATACAAAGATCGACGCGAGATTCACGGACGAAGGGGAGACAATATTATTGTGAACACAAAACAAACGAAGTCGATTACAATACACTATCACTCAGCTTGCTACTCAATCGGAGAAACAACTCGATTGTGAATCACTCATCTAGCTAGCTAAAGAATTACAAGATGTACTCACTTCTCTCTCTATCTTCTTGGATCGCACAACACGATAAAACAAGATGTGAAAACTGAATTGGCTGTTGTAACTGAACGAGCTATTCAAATACAACGGCTCTATTCAATCTCACTTTTGGGCCTTCACAACTTGGGCCTGAGTCTTCAATTCGCTTGGGCCGTTTATGGTTGATCCAGCCACACAAAAAGCCCaacaatattaaattaaattatgtaaaaaTACATAGCTTTGAGTTATTTTTAAGAAAGATAAGAAAATTATGAAAGAAATTAGATTGAAATCATAAAATACTGACGTGAGAAAGGATTTGTCATAGctgaaaattgtttttaaaagaCTAAAACACCATATTAAGTTAAAATTTGATGAATAAGATTtccaaaataatttatatactaTCCATCAAAATCTCATCTTGCGACAATTGTTTAAGTCTTAGTTTTgcctccctccgtcctataataaATGTCACACTCACCTTTTAATTTTATCTTACAAAAGATggtatattttcttttttgaaataAGTTCTCTACAACATTAATATTAGTAAACATATTTTTTACACTTAACACATGATAAAACAATATCTTTTAAAATTTCGTATCATTACTTAAATGTAACATTTATTATAGGACCgatgaaatatttaaatgtGATTCTCATTCAACCATACCTctagtttaaaataaaaaatgaaaccaattttttattgaaaagaAAATGCCCAAAGTCAACATAGAGCGGCGAATAAAAAGTTCCACAAAAAAGTCAAAACCGACAACAACCAACAATCAAACACAAGAGCTAAAACACTCATAACAAAGCCACAAGAGAACCACAACTCAACTATAAAATCAACAAACCGACGACCATGACACCCTATTTAAAAAAAGGGAAATTTTCTATAAAGTTATGAACTTTTAAAATAGTTTGGTTTTTCCtgtgaactttaaatgttgcatgaaaagtcatgaactttaccggaCTGTGTAAATTTCTCATCAGACCCGAACCGATAAATTTCTGACACAAATTTATCCTACGTGGCGCGCCGGAGGTGTGACTTGATAAATGACAAATTTAGGGTTCGAGTCGAACTGTGGAATCAATGCTACTTTTATGCTAAATTCGATTTATGGAATTCAATTTGTATGTTTATGTCGATTTGTATGCTGAAATTGATTTGTGAAATTCGATTTGTATGTTTTCATTTGTACTATTTGTATGTTTGTGATAAGTTCGGAGCCAGAGATTGCAAAGATAGAAGAGAAACAATCAGAATTAGTGAAGTTGCCAAGTCACACCTCCGGAGTGCCACGTAGGATAAGTTGTGTCAGAAATCTATCGGGTCTGATCGGATGGGAAATTTACACAGtccggtaaagttcatgacttttcatgcaacatttaaagttcacggaaaaAATCAAACTATTTTGAAAATTCATGACTTTACAGACAATACCCATTtcaaaaaactaaaaacaactAGGAGTAGTAAAGAAGACCAAACACCTGTGGTTACTTCACTAAAGATTATTAGTCATTTGATTCGATGAGAATGGGAAGTTAGATCATCATCCTTTCACCTAATACTCAAGATGTCATAAAAGTCTTCTcttgaaatattattttgttatgaATGTCCCAAATAGATCAaagaataatactactactaaacaTAGAGATCCAAAATTTTTGGCAAGCTTTGAAAATGGAATTCCAAGCCAACGTAGAAAGTAAGCCAATGGATCTTTAGGCAGATACAAGAGATATTTCATATGTTACAACAATAATACTAGTACCATAAAATGTTGGAAATCTTGCAGCAAAAGAAGATTTGTTCAATGGACTCATATTCTTCCTTGCAAAAGATACAGAGATCATTTTTTCGACTCTCTTGATGCCCATTCTGAGGAGTTGTGCTTATGGTGATGCAAGGGTCCTCCACACGAGCCTTCATGATTTAGCATCTAAATCCTTGATCCTTATGAGTTATTAACCAATACTTATGAGTTATGTCACGACCCAATTCTTGTTAAggataacaagattgagtaattcgcgactaatgggggattaaagaagcggggatagaaaagGGGTAGAATCTGAAGAACTTGCTGAAGGCCAAATGTGATATTACAAAATAACAGTCAAGTATTTGATCACAATTCTCAGAGTAGAATAATGCGGCATGTCAACTGAATCAGAGTTCGATGATGAGACATTACTATTCTCTTTTAACAAAACACAGCGGAATAGGTCCCTactgaacgacttcgtgtatgaagacacaaatcgtcgagaaatccacatgattatttaatagcatcgactccgataaattcttctccatcttgacgttcaacctgcacatttataaatacatgcagggctgagtacaggagtactcagtggacacgtgccgaaaacaaaatatacaaatataagttgtcatccatcagcAGTATCACACGGAGGTTTTCttaaaaaggcccgagcatactaaattcttttgtgatcttaaaagtccgactgatcagtctaagttcttgaTATACCCACCATGTCTGAGAATCCAGTGTGTCGTGAAGGTGGCCGCCTTCAACAAGCACCTTCGtcggccaacctctctctaggatggctcacagcgctCGCGCACGTcattccgaataggatttgcggtcctattgggaaccgaattcgttaccAAATTTTTGGCATCACCAAACTCTCGGCATATAGCCTTCACAGACAGGTctcgaaaacaaacattttatggatgacaacaactttaaaataaatcatatccccatttttgagaaaatatgatatttcataacttcaaaagtatttgctttatatccacactatagtgctggatattaaaagagtGCCCACCTGGTATGCTTATCTTCGATTAAAATCCTCgtttggcctcacttgccctcGAATAAATTCTCCTTTagaaataaatagcgtaacacgctaattagtacttgaacaatttttttttagaaaagaatgcatgcatcctatctcttagtctcggctcataggattttttttaaatcctaACTCGGCTTTACTATACGACGGCACTTAAATTATTTTGCTCACTaatttggagaaattctattttctcttaaTTAAATATGGATTCCTAAAATTTGTCTTAAATCATTTCTTTCGGATTTTACAATTCCTTAAggtttcttaaggccgcccatggcgtcgcggggcgacgccggtcggcccttcgcGTCTTCGCTTCATCTCTTTCCATTTTGGAAAACTTAAATTATTCGGAGATCAATTCAATTAAGCTCCAAGcttaatttcttaaattaatccttttccaaataaaattaaattctaattccaacaaaataatttatgtagTTCATCCCAAACCAAACTCCCTCGGCCCAAAATTTAATCGGCCCATCTAATTTAACTTGGCCCAAAATCCAGATAAATCATTATTCCCTTGTGGCCCAAATCAATTATTTCATTGGCCCAAACAAAAGAAATAGGCGGTCCACCATTATACTCCCCCATCCttcgactctctctctctcaattacaTTCCCAATTTctaaaatttccaaaatcaagCATCGCAACGTCTTCTTCCTCACACTCACGCCTCAACGTGTCGCCATCTCCGGCGTGAATCGATCATCGCCGTCCACGCTCTTCTCCGGCGTCTCCTCTCCTCCCGCTATTTCTTTCACTTTCCCAAAATTGATTTCCTCTTCCGAATTTGGCGTCTTCATAACCGAATCGGGGAAGCGGCGGCGTCCCCTCGCTTTGGCGAGAACACCGTTACCTCGTCGGGGCTTCGGAGCTCTGCCGGTGCAGGTTCCCTCTCCCACAGCGTTCTCTCCCGTCGAGCTTTCGCCGCCTACTCAGCTCCTCGGGGATTCGCTCCGCCACCGTCGCCATGTACCGTTCTCGGCTTTGCTTCGGCGACTCCTTCCCTAAGCTAAGTCATCCTCCCCCTTTCCCCCGCTTGATTTTCGGGAATCGTGGCAGTAGCTATGTGAAATTATTTCCATTATCCATTGGGGAGAGATTTGATAGCCTTGATATCCTCGTTCTGTGTTTATGTTCTCATTGTTTGTTTCGTGTGGCCTATGTGGTTTATGCATTGTTCCGTTTTGTTGAGTAATGGTCGTTTCTAAGCTCTACCTTATTTCGCGAGTCCTAGAAATCTAAGTCCTTGACTACTTACGGCTGCTCTATATGATGCAATATGGTGTTGAGGAAGTTACCTCACTTGGTGAACTCTCTTGGTTTTCTTGGCTGCCCTCTTTGCCGTCGTCCCTTACTCCGTCGCACTCCTTGCCTTGCGAAAATTTTGACAGAATGTAGTTGTGGAGTGGGGAAGGGGacggtggtatttataggcaacATTCCTTGGCCTCTTGTGGCAGAATCTTGGGCATTGAGCTCTTAATTTTGGCTACAATTTAGCTCCCTTTCTGAGCTTTATAACAATGTTGATCATGCTAAATTGGTGAATAATAGACTAACCTTCCTTGGTTGTTTCCTCAGCCTTGGATGGTGGGAAAGATTGGCTCTGGTCCATGCTTATTTTAAGCATATACATTGGCTCCTTTTACCACGCCTATTTGCTCTAATTTACACTTTGGTGAAACTTGAGAAGATAACAAAAGGGCTGATCTCAGCTCTAATTTGCAGCCTAATGGTTGACCTATATAGCTCTACTATTCCTCATCTCTAATTGAGCTTGTGCCTCTTTTCCCTTTATTTGTGAGTTCCAAACTGACCCCTTTTTGGTGTAAACTTTGTAGGTGCAAGGTCATCTCTTTGGCACTTTGTGGCTCCTCCAAGACCGAGGAAGATGGGGAGAGATTGGCTTACTTCACCATTTTGTCCTACTTTCCTACTCATCCTATTTTTGGAATAGATGAAAGTTGTATGTTCATTTTTATGTAATACTTGAATTTGTAGCTCAAGGAGTGGGGTGTAGTATTTCCTTAATTAAGCATTTGGATGTAGAGTTATTTGTATGCACTCACTTTTCCTTAATAAAAGTATCCCAATTACTTTTATTCTTGAAACTTTTCTTTTGTACTCAAATTCTTTCAATAAGCTTGATTTGTTCCAAAGCCGGATATTACAATGAAAATTCTACGTCCTCCAAACGAGAATTAATCGAGCTATTAAATCCGACTAAATCCAACTAAAAGGAATAAAATCCGGGGCGTCACAAAGTTATTAACCTGCAAATAACAATGTTAGAAACCGAAAAGGTGTTTGctttatcaaaaaaattcaaatcctTTGGTTTGGTCTTAGTTCGAACCAATACTTTTAAAAAAGACTAAAGTCCAAATTCCACCCCTTACATTTGTCCTAAGAAACTATTTGGTCATATACATTAAGTGTGTTATCTTTTAGTCCATTTTTGTCCATAATTAACCTTTTCATTAACATTAACAATCAACTGTATTTTTACATAATTATGAACCTAATTGAtcatattaatctaattaatttaatacttactcaaatttataaaatatttttaacttataataaaaaatattaaatttataaaatatgttttatacataataaaaaaatgttaaaatttataaaatattcttaaatttaatttttaatatggGTAAAAACTATaggtaaaatattttattagtttgtacttaatttaatttttataaaatatttgataagttttaatttaatttaattttatcatagataaaaaaatattttataaattttaattaaattaattaggttAATTGTCAGttaaattcataattaagtAACTAATTTGGTTAAAATATATTTGACCGTTAAAGTTAACGAAATGTTAATTATGGACCAAAAAGATAACACATTTAATGTATTTGACCAAAACTTTTTTAGAGCAAATATAAAAGAgtctttaaaatttaattttataaatttcctATATAGTTTAACTATGAATATAAATAGTTGATAGGAATCACATTAGATATTTAACAAATACATACTCTTCTCGTCCtactttataatttaaaattaattaggcGTTGTCCATTTAAATGGCACCAGAATCATGGTTGTGTTGCAAGACGAGAACTTGAAGCATCGACCGAGCAATGCGGATCCAGGCGTATGTTGCGGTCCAGCCGGGTACACGAGTGGCTGCGTCACGGGTGGAAGGTTGTATGCAGTGGCGGAGCCAGAGATTTCATAATGGGGGGTCcaaaattaaacttcaaaaaaaattacataaattaaattataaggttcaaaatataaaagtcaaatgcaatcacatcataacatttGTCTTCTATTCTTAATCTTCTGAAACCGCTGCATAATAGTTTCATTGGTAACTTTAACAAACACATCCTTTTCGATGTAAGGAACTAAGCAATCATTCAATAGTTGGTCTCCCATGCTATTACGTAGAGAAGTCTTGATGATCTTCATTGCTGAAAAGGCTCTTTCTACTGATGCAGTGGTAACTGGTAAGATCAATGACAACTTAACTAATGAATAAACCATTGGAAAAACTTCATGTTTCCTTGTAGAAACCATCTTTTGAGCAAGACCACTGATTCCTGATATTTGTGAAAACTTTTCATCTATGCGCACATCGAAAATAAAGTTCTCAAGTTGACTTTTAAGCTCGGACAAAGCAACTTCAGAAAATTCAGAAGGATAATACCGTGCAAGACGAAGCAGCTTCTCCAaatcaaatgcagaaaataaatcCCTAGGATCAAAACATGACATGCATAAAACTAAGTCTGTGTTGACTTCATCAAAACGTTGATTCAACTCTTGAGCTTGCAAGTCAATAACAGAACAAAAGAGCTCAACTCGATAATAGTGgagattcttcattttctctGCTCTACGTCTTCCTCTTTTTCGAGCTACAAACTCATCTTCCATGTCAAGCACATCCAGTTCATATTTGCTACAAAACATAGAAACATCATCAAGCAATACATCCCAATCTTTTTCCCTCATTATTTGCAGACGTGATTTTGCTACCTTGACAAGATTCATCACATTAACAATGTCGTGATCTTTCTTTTGTAGCACTTGGGAGAGTTCATGTGTGATTCCCAAGATTTGCTTCATAAGATGTAACACAAAGACAAACTCAAAacggcagaatgaatacgctaaattcagacttggattggaacggcagaatgaatatgctaaattaagaggcacgattcatatatattttgctgaaacctatctctaatattatatttattataaattataattattgtgaaattactaaaatacccctaagTTTTTTAAGAAGAGTGAACATCATTTttgtccac
This genomic interval from Salvia splendens isolate huo1 chromosome 13, SspV2, whole genome shotgun sequence contains the following:
- the LOC121760701 gene encoding zinc finger MYM-type protein 1-like, which encodes MKQILGITHELSQVLQKKDHDIVNVMNLVKVAKSRLQIMREKDWDVLLDDVSMFCSKYELDVLDMEDEFVARKRGRRRAEKMKNLHYYRVELFCSVIDLQAQELNQRFDEVNTDLVLCMSCFDPRDLFSAFDLEKLLRLARYYPSEFSEVALSELKSQLENFIFDVRIDEKFSQISGISGLAQKMVSTRKHEVFPMVYSLVKLSLILPVTTASVERAFSAMKIIKTSLRNSMGDQLLNDCLVPYIEKDVFVKVTNETIMQRFQKIKNRRQML